From the Hymenobacter yonginensis genome, one window contains:
- the hisH gene encoding imidazole glycerol phosphate synthase subunit HisH: MEIAIIDYKGGNVQSVLFALERLGVQATLTADHDVIRRADKVLFPGEGEAASAMRELRAQGLHELLPTLTQPFLGICLGMQLLGRHTQEGGGTELLGILPFDVVRFPATPEYKVPHMGWNNLQALRGPLFEGLSAEDYVYFVHSYYAPVGEYTIAEAAYPAPFSAAVQHENFYAVQFHTEKSGSVGTRILENFLKL; encoded by the coding sequence ATGGAAATAGCCATCATTGATTACAAAGGCGGCAACGTGCAGTCGGTGCTGTTTGCGCTGGAACGACTGGGCGTGCAGGCCACGCTCACGGCCGACCACGACGTGATTCGCCGCGCCGACAAAGTGCTGTTCCCGGGTGAGGGCGAGGCCGCCTCCGCCATGCGGGAGCTGCGCGCCCAGGGCCTGCACGAGCTGCTGCCCACGCTCACGCAGCCGTTCCTGGGCATCTGCCTGGGCATGCAGCTGCTGGGCCGCCACACCCAGGAGGGCGGCGGTACCGAGCTGCTCGGGATTCTGCCTTTCGACGTGGTGCGGTTCCCGGCCACGCCGGAGTACAAAGTGCCGCACATGGGCTGGAACAACCTGCAGGCGCTGCGCGGTCCGCTGTTCGAAGGCCTCAGCGCCGAGGACTACGTGTACTTCGTGCACAGCTACTACGCCCCGGTGGGTGAGTACACCATTGCCGAGGCCGCGTACCCCGCGCCGTTCAGCGCCGCCGTGCAGCACGAGAACTTCTACGCCGTGCAGTTCCACACTGAAAAGAGCGGCTCCGTCGGCACCCGTATCCTGGAAAACTTTCTCAAGCTGTAA
- a CDS encoding Crp/Fnr family transcriptional regulator: protein MGPFLQVCQAICPLSEGLQLALTQLVRREELPRRHQLLQPGQVAGRLYFVERGVVRGYSLHEGKDVSAWFMRDGDFVVSILSFFSRQPSHEYVELLTDCVLWSLSWEQLQQLYRQFPEFNFVGRVLTERYYVLSEQRALNLRMLSAAERYQLLLRDFPAIFQHVPLKHIASHLGLTPETLSRLRARA from the coding sequence ATGGGCCCTTTTCTGCAGGTATGCCAGGCCATCTGCCCGCTTTCCGAGGGCCTGCAACTGGCCCTGACGCAGCTGGTGCGGCGCGAGGAGCTGCCGCGGCGGCATCAACTGCTGCAGCCGGGCCAGGTAGCCGGGCGGCTGTATTTTGTGGAGCGCGGGGTGGTGCGCGGCTACTCGCTGCACGAAGGCAAGGACGTATCGGCGTGGTTTATGCGCGACGGCGACTTTGTGGTGTCCATCCTGAGCTTCTTTTCGCGGCAACCGTCGCACGAGTACGTGGAGCTGCTCACCGACTGCGTGCTGTGGTCGTTGTCGTGGGAGCAGCTGCAGCAACTGTACCGGCAGTTTCCCGAGTTCAACTTTGTGGGCCGCGTGCTTACGGAGCGCTACTATGTGCTCAGCGAACAGCGGGCGTTGAATCTGCGGATGCTGTCTGCTGCTGAACGCTATCAGCTGCTGCTGCGCGACTTCCCGGCCATCTTCCAGCACGTGCCGCTCAAGCACATTGCCTCTCACCTCGGCCTCACCCCCGAAACCCTCAGCCGCCTGCGCGCCCGGGCGTAG
- the hisD gene encoding histidinol dehydrogenase: MNIFQYPSQPEWAALQQRAAQQQAQDVEQRVQQIFEDVRQRGDAALLDYARQFDGADLSSGLRVGPEELAAAAAQVPAELQTAIRQAHANILRFHKAQIPQEERVETMPGVTCWRRAVPVQRVGLYIPGGSAPLFSTLLMLGVPAKLAGCPEIVLCTPPQKDGSVNPIILFTAQLLGISTIVKAGGAQAVAALSGGTDSVPAVDKIFGPGNRYVTAAKQLATRYGVAIDMPAGPSEVLVIADESATPAFVAADLLSQAEHGPDSQVILLSDSLSMLEQTKAEVERQLRELPRAEVAAQALTESRAILLRTPEEMLYFSNQYAPEHLILAVKNPEQLAEGVTNAGSVFLGHLTPEAVGDYASGTNHTLPTNGYARNYSGVSLDSFLKKITFQRLTSEGLLNVGPVVETMAEAEGLRAHARAVTLRLEALAGGEE; this comes from the coding sequence ATGAACATCTTCCAATATCCATCCCAGCCGGAGTGGGCGGCGCTGCAGCAGCGGGCGGCCCAGCAGCAGGCCCAGGACGTGGAGCAGCGCGTGCAGCAGATTTTCGAGGACGTACGCCAGCGCGGCGATGCAGCCCTGCTCGACTACGCCCGGCAGTTCGACGGGGCCGACCTCTCTAGTGGTCTGCGCGTGGGGCCCGAGGAACTGGCAGCCGCCGCGGCCCAGGTGCCGGCGGAGTTGCAAACGGCTATCCGGCAGGCGCACGCCAACATTCTGCGGTTCCACAAAGCGCAAATCCCGCAGGAGGAGCGCGTGGAAACCATGCCGGGTGTTACGTGCTGGCGGCGGGCGGTGCCCGTGCAGCGCGTGGGCCTCTACATTCCGGGCGGATCGGCTCCGCTGTTCAGCACGTTGCTGATGCTGGGCGTACCGGCCAAGCTGGCCGGCTGCCCCGAAATCGTGCTCTGCACCCCGCCCCAGAAGGACGGGTCGGTGAACCCCATCATCCTGTTCACGGCCCAGTTGCTGGGTATTAGCACCATCGTGAAAGCCGGCGGTGCCCAGGCCGTGGCCGCGCTGAGCGGCGGTACGGATTCGGTGCCGGCCGTGGACAAGATATTCGGCCCCGGCAACCGCTACGTGACGGCCGCCAAGCAGCTGGCCACCCGCTACGGCGTGGCCATTGATATGCCGGCTGGCCCATCTGAAGTGCTGGTTATTGCCGATGAATCCGCCACGCCGGCCTTTGTGGCCGCCGACCTGCTCAGCCAGGCCGAGCACGGCCCCGACTCGCAGGTGATTCTGCTGTCGGACTCCCTGTCGATGCTGGAGCAGACCAAAGCTGAGGTGGAGCGCCAGCTGCGCGAGCTGCCCCGGGCCGAGGTGGCCGCCCAGGCTCTTACCGAAAGTCGCGCCATTCTGCTGCGCACGCCGGAGGAAATGCTGTACTTCTCGAACCAGTACGCGCCCGAGCACCTGATTCTGGCCGTAAAAAATCCGGAACAGCTGGCCGAAGGCGTGACCAACGCCGGTTCCGTGTTCCTGGGCCACCTCACCCCAGAAGCCGTGGGCGACTACGCCTCGGGCACCAACCACACGCTGCCCACCAACGGCTACGCCCGCAACTACAGCGGCGTGTCGCTTGATTCGTTTCTGAAGAAAATTACCTTCCAGCGCCTCACCTCCGAAGGCCTGCTGAACGTGGGCCCCGTGGTAGAAACCATGGCCGAAGCCGAAGGCCTCCGCGCCCACGCCCGCGCCGTCACCCTCCGTCTGGAAGCCCTGGCCGGCGGGGAGGAATAA
- the hisG gene encoding ATP phosphoribosyltransferase yields the protein MLRLAIQKSGRLSEDSQNLIRECGISFLAASSKLKTEATNFPLEILYLRDDDIPGYVQDGVADLGIVGQNVLVEAGFPNLEVEGLGFSKCRLSLAVPRAATYDSIEDLQGVNIATSYPRILGDYLTERGVKANLHTISGSVEIAPSIGLAEAICDIVSSGSTLLGNGLREVETVFRSEAVLIANQNLSAEKKELLEQLQFRMQAVRRARRNKYIILNAPVAALDAVKQLLPGIKSPTVTPLAEEGWVSVQSVVNEDDFWHITSQLKAVGAEGILVLPIEKMIS from the coding sequence ATGCTCCGTCTGGCCATCCAGAAATCGGGCCGCTTAAGCGAAGACTCCCAGAACCTGATTCGGGAGTGCGGCATCAGCTTCCTTGCGGCTTCCAGCAAGCTCAAAACCGAAGCCACCAACTTCCCCCTCGAAATCCTCTACCTGCGCGACGACGATATTCCCGGCTACGTGCAGGACGGCGTGGCCGACCTGGGCATCGTGGGCCAGAACGTGCTGGTGGAAGCCGGCTTCCCCAACCTGGAAGTGGAAGGCCTAGGCTTCAGCAAGTGCCGCCTGAGCCTGGCCGTGCCCCGCGCCGCCACCTACGACTCCATTGAGGATTTGCAGGGCGTGAACATTGCTACCTCGTACCCGCGCATCCTGGGCGACTACCTCACGGAGCGCGGCGTGAAGGCCAATCTGCACACCATCAGCGGCTCGGTGGAAATTGCCCCCAGCATCGGGCTGGCCGAGGCCATCTGTGATATTGTGAGCAGTGGCTCCACGCTGCTGGGCAACGGCCTGCGTGAGGTGGAAACTGTGTTCCGCTCCGAGGCCGTGCTCATTGCCAACCAGAACCTGAGCGCCGAGAAAAAGGAGCTGCTCGAGCAGCTGCAGTTCCGGATGCAGGCCGTGCGCCGCGCCCGTCGCAACAAGTACATCATCCTCAACGCCCCCGTGGCGGCCCTGGATGCGGTAAAGCAGCTGCTGCCCGGCATCAAGTCGCCCACCGTTACGCCGCTGGCCGAGGAAGGCTGGGTATCGGTGCAGTCGGTGGTAAACGAGGACGACTTCTGGCACATCACCAGCCAGCTCAAAGCCGTCGGCGCCGAAGGGATTCTGGTTCTCCCGATTGAGAAAATGATTAGTTGA
- a CDS encoding DUF2911 domain-containing protein produces the protein MRRSFVQLVVPGICGLLLSVGAISGALAQTGPAPAMPPASLLPLPQASPHVLLSHTIGLSEVNLDYHAPSVRNRVIWEGLVPYGQIWRAGANENTVITFADTVRVNGKTLPAGKYSFYVFPRSDQDWDMVFNRVTTHWGAEGYDPKDDVLRVPVVPEVSAFHETLLYWFSDVKPGSAHLNLSWEKKTVSLYIDTNVQAKVVAGIEKAVAQRPGDWQLLAQAADYLVQNNLQAERALYFINESIRLRDVYTNNWIKARLLASKLDYDTAIVYGRKAIKMGDKDDVAFKSQLPTMRTALIEWQGKAY, from the coding sequence ATGCGTCGTTCTTTCGTTCAACTTGTCGTTCCCGGTATCTGCGGCCTGCTGCTGAGCGTGGGGGCTATTTCCGGCGCCCTGGCCCAGACCGGACCTGCCCCGGCTATGCCGCCGGCCTCGCTGCTGCCCTTGCCGCAGGCCAGCCCCCATGTGCTGCTCTCGCACACCATCGGCCTGTCGGAAGTGAACCTGGACTACCATGCTCCCAGCGTCCGTAACCGCGTTATCTGGGAAGGCCTGGTGCCCTACGGCCAAATCTGGCGGGCGGGCGCCAACGAAAACACGGTCATCACCTTCGCCGATACCGTGCGAGTGAACGGCAAAACCCTGCCGGCCGGCAAGTACTCGTTCTACGTCTTCCCCCGCTCCGACCAAGACTGGGACATGGTGTTCAACCGCGTGACCACGCATTGGGGCGCCGAGGGCTACGACCCGAAGGACGACGTGCTGCGCGTGCCGGTGGTACCCGAAGTTTCGGCCTTCCACGAAACGCTGCTTTACTGGTTTTCCGACGTGAAGCCCGGCTCGGCCCACCTCAACCTGAGCTGGGAAAAGAAAACCGTCAGCCTCTACATTGACACGAATGTGCAGGCCAAGGTGGTGGCCGGCATCGAAAAGGCCGTGGCCCAGCGCCCCGGCGACTGGCAGCTGCTGGCCCAGGCGGCCGACTATCTGGTGCAAAACAACCTGCAGGCCGAACGGGCCCTGTATTTCATCAACGAGTCTATCCGGCTGCGCGACGTGTACACCAACAACTGGATCAAGGCGCGCCTGCTGGCGTCCAAGCTCGATTACGACACGGCCATCGTGTACGGCCGCAAGGCCATCAAGATGGGCGACAAAGACGATGTAGCCTTCAAATCCCAGCTCCCCACCATGCGCACCGCCCTCATTGAGTGGCAGGGCAAAGCGTATTAG
- the hisB gene encoding bifunctional histidinol-phosphatase/imidazoleglycerol-phosphate dehydratase HisB, protein MKKVLFIDRDGTILIEPPTDFQVDALTREKFQFVPGAITGLSRIARELDYELVLVSNQDGLGTASYPEDTFWPAHNMMFDVLRSEGVEFVREHIDRSFQHENLPTRKPGTGMLTQYLGEGSGYDLTNSFVIGDRLTDVELAQNLGCQSILLKPEGEGDDRAALTTMSWEKIYQFLRLPARTAVVQRDTNETKISIELNLDGNGRPEMHTGLGFFDHMLDQLSKHSGVDMKITVQGDLHIDEHHTIEDTAIALGEAFTQALGDKRGLARYGFLLPMDDVLAQAAIDFSGRPWIVWDAEFKREKVGDMPCEMFYHFFKSFSDAARCNLNIKAEGQNEHHKIEAIFKAVAKSIKMALVRDAGRMEIPSTKGVL, encoded by the coding sequence ATGAAAAAAGTACTCTTCATTGACCGCGACGGGACCATCCTCATCGAGCCGCCGACGGATTTTCAGGTGGACGCGCTGACGCGAGAAAAATTTCAGTTTGTGCCCGGTGCCATCACCGGCCTCTCGCGCATTGCCCGCGAGCTGGATTACGAGCTGGTGCTGGTGAGCAACCAGGACGGCCTCGGCACCGCCAGCTACCCGGAGGATACCTTCTGGCCAGCGCACAATATGATGTTCGACGTGCTGCGCTCGGAAGGAGTGGAGTTCGTGCGCGAGCACATCGACCGGAGCTTCCAGCACGAGAACCTGCCCACCCGCAAGCCCGGCACCGGCATGCTCACCCAGTACCTGGGCGAGGGCAGCGGCTATGACCTCACCAACTCCTTCGTCATCGGCGACCGGCTGACCGACGTGGAGCTGGCCCAGAACCTGGGCTGCCAGTCCATCCTGCTGAAGCCGGAAGGGGAGGGCGACGACCGCGCCGCGCTGACCACCATGAGCTGGGAAAAAATATACCAGTTTCTGCGGCTGCCCGCCCGCACCGCCGTGGTACAACGCGACACCAACGAAACCAAAATCAGCATCGAGCTGAACCTTGACGGCAACGGCCGCCCCGAGATGCACACCGGCCTGGGCTTCTTCGACCACATGCTCGACCAGCTCAGCAAGCACTCGGGCGTGGATATGAAAATCACCGTACAGGGTGACCTGCACATCGACGAGCACCACACCATTGAGGACACGGCCATTGCCCTGGGCGAAGCCTTCACCCAAGCCCTCGGCGACAAGCGCGGCCTGGCCCGCTACGGCTTCCTGCTGCCCATGGACGACGTGCTGGCCCAGGCCGCCATCGACTTCTCGGGCCGCCCCTGGATTGTGTGGGACGCCGAGTTCAAGCGCGAGAAAGTAGGGGATATGCCCTGTGAAATGTTTTACCATTTCTTCAAGAGCTTCTCCGACGCCGCCCGCTGCAACCTCAACATCAAAGCCGAGGGCCAGAACGAGCACCACAAGATTGAAGCCATTTTCAAGGCCGTAGCCAAGTCCATCAAAATGGCCCTGGTGCGCGACGCCGGCCGCATGGAAATCCCCAGCACGAAAGGTGTTTTGTAG
- the hisC gene encoding histidinol-phosphate transaminase, with product MFNLDSLVRPNLRDMKPYSSARDEFQGEAQVMLDANENSLGSAGPDQFNRYPDPLQRAVKQELAQLKAVRPEQIFLGNGSDEAIDLLVRLTCVPGHDSLLILPPTYGMYEVAANLNDVRVERLQLTPDFQLSPEIVAGVLASDAKIVWLCSPNNPTGNLLHAEAIEEILRGFRGLVVVDEAYADFAAAPSWTTRLAEFPNLVVLQTFSKAWGLAGLRLGMAFASPEIIGYLNKIKPPYNVSEATQRFALQALRDADRFEALRQQLLVGRDWLAERLPALPIVAEVFPSDANFLLVRFRPDATAVYDFLVARGIIVRNRTTQPGCVGTLRLTVGTPAENELLLQALREFAG from the coding sequence ATGTTCAACCTCGATAGCCTCGTACGCCCCAACCTGCGGGATATGAAGCCCTACTCGTCGGCCCGCGACGAATTTCAGGGCGAGGCCCAGGTCATGCTCGACGCCAACGAGAACAGCCTCGGCAGCGCCGGCCCCGACCAGTTCAACCGCTACCCCGACCCGCTGCAGCGCGCCGTGAAGCAGGAGCTGGCCCAACTCAAAGCCGTACGTCCCGAGCAGATTTTCCTCGGCAACGGCTCCGATGAAGCCATCGACCTGCTGGTGCGCCTCACCTGCGTCCCCGGCCACGACAGCCTGCTCATCCTGCCGCCCACTTACGGCATGTACGAGGTGGCCGCCAACCTGAATGATGTGCGCGTGGAGCGCCTGCAGCTGACGCCCGACTTCCAGCTCTCGCCCGAAATCGTGGCCGGTGTGCTGGCTTCGGATGCCAAAATTGTGTGGCTCTGCTCGCCCAACAACCCCACCGGCAACCTGCTTCACGCCGAAGCCATCGAGGAAATTCTGCGCGGTTTCCGCGGGCTGGTGGTGGTAGATGAGGCCTACGCCGATTTCGCCGCCGCCCCCAGCTGGACCACCCGTCTGGCTGAATTTCCTAACCTAGTGGTGCTGCAAACCTTCTCGAAGGCTTGGGGTCTGGCCGGTCTGCGCCTGGGCATGGCCTTCGCCTCGCCGGAAATTATCGGCTACCTCAACAAAATCAAGCCGCCCTACAACGTGTCGGAAGCTACGCAGCGTTTCGCCCTGCAGGCCCTGCGCGACGCCGACCGGTTCGAGGCGCTACGCCAGCAGCTGCTGGTAGGCCGCGACTGGCTGGCCGAGCGCCTGCCCGCGCTGCCCATCGTGGCGGAGGTTTTCCCCTCGGATGCCAACTTCCTCCTGGTGCGTTTCCGTCCCGATGCCACGGCCGTGTACGATTTCCTGGTCGCCCGGGGCATTATCGTGCGCAACCGCACCACCCAGCCCGGCTGTGTCGGCACGCTCCGCCTCACCGTAGGCACCCCCGCCGAGAACGAGCTGCTGCTCCAGGCCCTGCGGGAGTTTGCGGGGTAG
- a CDS encoding sterol desaturase family protein, with translation MFSTTLLSVCDSSSLLPQLDFPPTLGYILLAFAGCFVLERLIPGWPLPRISSWPLRVLAINGAQLGVVLLAGVSWEKWLSEYSVFHLSRHVGPVAGGVLAYVVATFVFYWWHRWRHTVDFLWRHFHQIHHSPRRIEVITSFYKHPLEMTVNSILGGLLVFTLLGLSPAAGAVYTLCTALGEFFYHTNVRTPQWIGYVFQRPEMHRIHHEYQKHSHNYGDLPLWDYLFGTYHNPREFQATCGFDADKEERLLPMLLFRDVHEEPTQPPAPGTPAT, from the coding sequence ATGTTTAGTACGACGCTGCTGTCCGTTTGCGACAGTTCTTCCCTCCTGCCTCAGCTGGATTTTCCGCCCACGCTCGGCTATATTCTGCTGGCCTTTGCCGGCTGCTTCGTGCTGGAACGGCTGATTCCGGGCTGGCCGCTGCCCCGGATTTCGTCGTGGCCGTTGCGCGTGCTGGCCATAAACGGGGCCCAACTGGGCGTGGTGCTGCTGGCGGGCGTGAGTTGGGAAAAGTGGCTGTCGGAATACTCGGTGTTTCACCTTTCGCGGCACGTGGGGCCGGTGGCGGGCGGCGTGCTGGCCTATGTGGTGGCCACGTTCGTGTTTTACTGGTGGCACCGCTGGCGGCATACCGTCGATTTTCTGTGGCGGCACTTTCACCAGATTCATCACAGCCCCCGGCGCATCGAGGTGATTACCTCCTTCTACAAGCACCCGCTGGAAATGACGGTCAACTCCATTCTGGGCGGGTTGCTGGTGTTCACGCTGCTGGGCCTGAGTCCGGCGGCGGGGGCCGTATATACACTTTGCACCGCGCTGGGCGAGTTCTTCTACCACACCAACGTGCGCACGCCCCAGTGGATCGGCTACGTGTTTCAGCGGCCCGAAATGCACCGCATCCACCACGAATACCAGAAGCACAGTCACAACTACGGTGACCTGCCGCTCTGGGACTACCTATTCGGCACCTATCACAACCCGCGTGAGTTCCAGGCCACCTGCGGCTTCGACGCCGACAAGGAGGAACGCCTGC